The window CGTCGAGCAACAGGCGCGGCGCTGCTACAGTGAGCGGCCGCCCGTCATCTTCGCCGCCCAGGCCCAGGGGGGCAGCAGCGAGTTCGCGGAGATGCTGCTTCTGGACGGCTGCTTCATCCTCCAGTTCTTCATCAAGTGGTTCAGAAGGGAGCCCGACAAGCTCTGCGACGTCGGCTGGGGGCTCCCCCTGCTGCTCTccgacctgctgctgctggagaatCAGATCCCCTTCTTCGTGCTCGAGGCGCTCTTCCGCGCGGTGAACCCCCAAGCTAGTAGGCTGGGTCTCCTCATGCTGATCGTTCCCCATTTCAAGGTCGAGGACTCGACCTTCTGCAAACAAGTGCTGGCCGGCGTCGTGCCAACCCAAGCCGCCGGAGAGATCCACCACCTACTGCATCTCTTGTACGAGGCCTTGGTGCCCAGGGAAGAGGAGCTGGCCTCCGCGcaggcctccgcctcgccgccgccatcgccgcggcACGAGTCCCGGCTGCCCCGGATGGGGCTCAGGCTCAAGACGGCCGTGTCCAAAAGGTTCGCCTTCGTCCGCGACATGCCGCGGGTGCCGGGCTGGAGGAGACTGTCCGCGTCCATGACACTGCTGCGCAAAGTCAGTGCCTGGTTCAGTAAGGCTCTGATCGGAGTGAAGACACAGACGGAGGCGGAGCCGGATGACCGTagcatggcggcgccgccgccgcccatggtgGTCCCGTCCGTCACCCAGCTCCGCGAGGCCGGCGTCCGGTTCGAGAAGGCGCCGTCGCCTCGGCACATGTTCGACGTCACGTTCGACGCGGCGCGGGGCGTCCTGAGGATGCCGCGGATGGAGGTGGACTACGCCAACAAGGCGCACCTCGTGAACCTCATCGCATTCGAGCAGACCATGGGTGGCGGCGACAGGCTGCTGTCGAGCTACGCGGCGCTGGTGGGCGCCCTGGTGCGGACGGGCAGGGACGTGGAGCACCTCCAGAAGCGCGGCGTCGCGGAGAACCTCCTctctggcgacggcgacgcggcgacCAGGTTCTTCCAGCAGCTGGGCGACTGCGGCAGCCTGGACTACGGGGACCACCACTTCGCCGCCATGTTCAGGGACCTGAGCGGGTACTACCACTCGAGCTGGCGCAGGCACAAGGCCAGGTTCCTGCGCGACCACTGCAGCAGCCCGTGGGCGGTGCTCgcgctcgtcgtcgccggctgCGCCTTCTGCTTCGCGGTCATCAAATTCGGCACGACCGTCTACGGCCTAGCCCATCCTTACTGCCACTGCTAGTGCTACATCGATACATGCATGTATATTGTGCAAAATGGCACTATACCACACCCCATATTAATGTCAGACATCAGTCGCTATAACTAGACAATTACCGATGAGCCATCGGTCGGCAAAGAGTACTAGCGAACAATCTGTATTCTGTATTTGCATTGAAATGCTTGTACTTGATCCGAACCAGATAGCTTTGTGCCTTTGTCATTTGATAATATACCATTCTGCATTGCAAAGTGATATTGTTCAGAGTTGGATTTGCCATGTAATACTCATTTGTGATCCAGAATCTCAATCTTCTTATTTTTGTGTTTGTTTCTATGCATCGAGAATGGAGGTTTGTAGGATGTCACTGATTGCATGCCACTTTTGAATTTTTAAGAATTTCTAGGAGGGGTAATAGGCAGAAGCTAAGCCGATCAAATTAAAGTGTTGAGCTGATGATAGGATACCATGAGCTATGTTCAGCTAGGATATGTATGTAAGATATGTGTAACATAGTATCAATCATGATACCGTTATGCAAAAGGACGACATATGTTAGGAAGATGTATGTTTATTGAAGTTGAATCTACTCGTGTATACGATGAATGAACCTTTGAAGCTCAATATGAAATATGTACTAACTGCTTAGATCTCACCTTTTTTTAATTCACATAAACTATGGCATTGAATCATCGGTTGGTGTAAGGAACATGGTCCCATTAGgctattgttttgtgattttggtgattgagtaacaacgcaatcaatgggactaatgtgtttgtcaagtgaacattaATAGATCCTAAGGATGAAGAAAAaagccaagcaaagcaaaacatgaagaaagaactcaaagaaacgctgaattggatgagttctgcagaaacagTGGCACCGAATGCACCGGTGACACTGCACTGGTCTAACCTGTTGGcatcggatacaccggtgcataTATCACTGGTGTAATGGGCCGAGCAATGCCCAGGCCAGGGGGAAAGTCAAAAGtagcaccggttacaccggtggtactaatttgaggcatcggtgcaagcaccatgtcatgcaccagagagcatgtcaagtgggCGTGactcagcaccggttgaaccggtggtgcaccAGGCAAGGCACCGGTGTAATTTCAAGACAGAAGCTGAAGATTTCTTCAGAACCAAATGAAACGTTGAAGCACCGGTGCatgggaccggtctaaccggtgacaaCCACATCAACTGTCAAAAGGCCAACGGATAGTGCAGAGCCGTGAGTGActggatgcaccggtgccctaccaccggtctatccggtgctTTACGCAGAAAAGGGACAACGACTCTTAATGGCTCTATGGActtggtgggctatatatatgccatctcTCGAGCATTTCaaggttgctggagttgctacaagCCTCAAACACACTCAAGAACATCTacaagccatccaagtgctTATTGATAATATCTTTAGTCCTTATCAcacatttgagagtgttagtgctaggttagctctttagagagtgaacaagcaaggctttgtgctgtggttcttcagtgaacgaaaaaaagatttcggtgcgccggccccttggagcattggtggctcgccggcacgtcatcgaccctccgacttggtgtggagcggcgacgacaaccttgtgcgggggacatggagaccccatcctttgtggagaagcttcttAATGGAAAACGGGATCAAGATGACCGTGGCTGAGTCtatggaagagacttgattgccgggaagctatactcttagtgagtgcttcaacaacgtggatgtaggggtgcttttgtggctaaccgaactacaggataaacacccgcatcgagagtttgcttccctctatcccgctctttaagcttccgcatttcatactagcaatttttgagtgtctttactttctagagtagaatcttaataggaaaggctataggttgctaaactcttttgggataggggtttcacactagaacaaccttagttgcacatatagacagtatgttttattttgattttgtgcaatttagttggaaCCATAGGTTAAATTTTTAAGTTgactaattcacccctccccctcttaggctataGCACCCGATCCggtctttcaattggtatcagagccgggactcacatctctcacaaagaaagccaattccattggcaatttgtgtttactggctcacttgatcggttaggcttcaccgcctagtgagttagctctttggggaagggatggattcatTAGAACCACCTCCatgtttcgatggcacgggcttccaacgatggaagattttaatgcaatcccacctccaagcaaagggTCTAAACGTTTGGAGGGTAACTAGTGAATGAGTAAAAAacaatagtcaacaagagaagcaatatgatgctatAGCAAAATATGCCATTTTAAACTCTCTTGGTGACAACGTGTTcaaccgtgtgtttgcttgtgaaaatgctaagaatttatggaaaactattattgagaaccatgagggcacaaaagatgttgcagatgaaaaatatcatgttctcatttataaacttaatagcttcaagcaacttgatgatgagaatgccgaatctatgtactcacggttgaatattcttgtgaataaaattaactctttagatgtgaagaaaattgatgatTTGGAGCTCATTCGCAAAATCCTTCATTCACTCCggaggccggactatgatttgtgATCACAATTTTTTATGAGAAGGAAATCAACACCTTGACGCCAATAaagtgatcgcccatgagctacgccatgatatcaagccaagagcgccagcttcttcaccaacacatagtgtacttgcatgcaagcaaatcaagaagttgaagaagatggccatcaaaggtagctcaagtgaagaggaagaagaaaaggcatgccaaagctcctcaaatgatgaaaaagagccaatgaaccctAATCTCTACAAGCAAATCAAAAAGATGAACAAATACTTGCaaaaaatcaactcaatggggtacaTAGTCTTCCTCAAAGACGGACCACATCACCAATAAATGAAGGTTGAGAGaagattcaagaagaagaaagaaaagaaggagaagaagcccaaacatgaatcatttgccatttttggcgaatgggtaagcggtggtgaagaatcaagcgcaagctcaagtgatgaatcaagcaagaaattcaccacccgcaccaacatgggatcatcatcacaCACATGCTTTATGGCCCGAGGTATGGAAAACGatataagtgatgatgactccgattctcTTTCATATGAAGAACTTCTTGAATTAatacatgagcaccaaaaagttatTAAGAAGCAattaaataaaattgaaaacatTAATGCTCTTAATGATCTTAATGCTATTTTCActacaaattatgaaaatttgttatgcaaattcaaattgcttagcgaagagcatgaagagctcaagttGAAAATTAAGAGCATTAATGAGACTAATAGTGCTTcaactttttgttttgattcaattgataaatctaacccttgcaatgagaaatgctatgagaatattgttgtagaattatatgatgatctcattgccaaagaGAATGATGAACTCAAGCAAGAattggaaaggctcatgaaggactagGCTAGATTAAAGGGCAAGAGCATAGAGAGCAATATCCAACCTTTTCAAGATAACCGtaaagacatggtgaagaatcttgagaaggggtccaccgtgacttgctcaaagtgccaccaAAGAGGCCACAAGTCAAATAAGTtccctcaaccaaggaagaagctttcggatgagaagaataagaagaaactcacaatcaagagttctctcatctacaccaagcccaaccggaacaaaagcaatagcaccgcctatatgatgaagaagaaaaccaatggaaaggtggttgctcacaaggttgggaagcaagaaaggagttggaatcactccatttgggtgcccaaggatgtcatcaccgatataaaggggc is drawn from Panicum virgatum strain AP13 chromosome 1N, P.virgatum_v5, whole genome shotgun sequence and contains these coding sequences:
- the LOC120653976 gene encoding putative UPF0481 protein At3g02645; this encodes MAPVAEPPPAAHQPDNLEIVVDERLRQHAGDDGSSSPMTIFRVPAHVRDASKELYEPRLVSVGPYYRGRAALRAMEQHKWRYLHELLAEYPAASLADCVRTVRGVEQQARRCYSERPPVIFAAQAQGGSSEFAEMLLLDGCFILQFFIKWFRREPDKLCDVGWGLPLLLSDLLLLENQIPFFVLEALFRAVNPQASRLGLLMLIVPHFKVEDSTFCKQVLAGVVPTQAAGEIHHLLHLLYEALVPREEELASAQASASPPPSPRHESRLPRMGLRLKTAVSKRFAFVRDMPRVPGWRRLSASMTLLRKVSAWFSKALIGVKTQTEAEPDDRSMAAPPPPMVVPSVTQLREAGVRFEKAPSPRHMFDVTFDAARGVLRMPRMEVDYANKAHLVNLIAFEQTMGGGDRLLSSYAALVGALVRTGRDVEHLQKRGVAENLLSGDGDAATRFFQQLGDCGSLDYGDHHFAAMFRDLSGYYHSSWRRHKARFLRDHCSSPWAVLALVVAGCAFCFAVIKFGTTVYGLAHPYCHC